The following nucleotide sequence is from Mangifera indica cultivar Alphonso chromosome 1, CATAS_Mindica_2.1, whole genome shotgun sequence.
TCGCTTTGTATAATCTACAGATCAGGGTTAGGTGGACTTGAAGATCGGGCTTAAACGCAATGGGAGACGGGTTTCTGCGGAGAAAGTTGAAGAAACTCAAACAATATTGGGGAGGGAGACTTGAGTCCGATAAAACAAGGTTGGCAATATGAGAGTTGAAATTTGCGAGTAAAAGCGGGGTCGTTTCGAAGGGTTGAAGACCGGATTTGAAGAGGGTTTTAGCGATCTTTGAAGCGATATTTCGGTGGGCAATTGAAGTTAGATTTGTTAAATGGGTTTCATTGAAGGCTTGCAGTAGCTTTCGAGTAGACATTGTTGATTAATGAGTTGAGCTTGCATAAGCTACTGTATTATCACTCGGTGACCGAGTTCGGAGCTTTATTTGCTACGGAGCATCTCTCGGTGTGTTTAAATGTTGCTGAAACGGCTCGGACGAGGCTTTTGAACGGGAAATTTTCTGAAAATTCATCTTTGAGATTAAGATAATAGAATGATTATATAAGATGTTTTGCGAACAATTTTCAACAATCAGAGTGGCGCAGCGGAAGCGTGGTGGGCCCATAACCCACAGGTCCCAGGATCGAAACCTGGCTCTGATATAGAGTGGCTTCCGAAATAGTTTTGCCCCTTGGGCCTGAATTTAAGCCATATAAGTTTTGggccttaaaattttaattttcctcaCTACAGAAATTACtaagtaattattaaaagcCTTATATGACGCCAATGTTTTGTCTATCATGAACATAAAAAGGCtatggtaaaatttttattattttcatgcaTATGGTTTTGATTATAAAAGAAGGCATATATCCTGCTAGTAGAAAATGTTATTGGCTTTGAGGCAGTCTTGAAAACAGGGGGATTGTTTAAAAGCCATGCCAAGGTTTAGGTTTGATAGTACGATAAATTCtcacttttaaaattcaaaaaactatttttttacccatttattgaatttgtataaaaaaatttattaaaatttttattaaattattaaaaatataaaaaaaggtctcaaactaaataaaactttacttaaaatttttttacacatTTTATTATGTTAGTACAAGTATAAAAAGAAatgttaatgatatataatcgtatatagttttttaaaatattagaggtgttaaaaaatattttttaagagttttttttaatttgaaaaaagtttgagggtatttttgaaattttaatatattttaggtttattaaaaatgacaattacatttttaaataattgaacaaaacataatatatatatatttatttatttatttggataTATTGAGGATTAACTCAACAACAAAGCACACATACTTGTCGATAGGGTGAATAGATCTggatattttattgaaaaatgtaTGAACTAAAATCAACcagtttttaaaaatctaaaactgaGACATGGACAAATATATTCTTATCCAAAACCTATTCGAAAAGGCTCTTAGTCAAAACCCACTTGtttagttttggttttaggCATTGAACACTATtcactttacaatttttttcatgtgatgtttcttcttcaatcttcatgccacattaattaaaaattgaataaaaatttattttgattaatttcataattaattttttataattaaacataatagtaacattaggtatataaataaattatataaactaatctatataaattaatataataatatctgattaataattttaaaattaaaaaaacaattacataatttaatcacaaactaacattttaatttatattaataaatttgtataaatcgATTCTCTGcgtaattttattctaaatataGTAAAGTACGAAATAACGTGTAATTCCTGTACTGGCGGCACCGAATAGATTTTATTTACTTACAGAAGTTCTAGCCTGACACGCttctttatgaaaaaaattctttaattccGGCCAGTCGCTTTGAATGAAGCAGTCAATTAACATAAACATGTCTTTTTTAATCAGAAGTCTTCGTAAAAATTCttataagagaaaaaactatattattttctGCAGAAAATTTCATTTCTGTGCTTGGTACATAAACAGTGCTCAATTCATCATTTGAAGCTCATATTAGTTAGCACCATTTATCTGAAATCAATGTCATCCATGACGAAATCCCCTTACCAGCTCCATGTATTCTTCTTTCCCTTCATGTCACCGGGCCACCAGATTCCGATGATAGACATGGCCAGACTCTTGGCCGCCCATGGCGTCAAAGCAACAATCATCACTACCCCACTAAACAAGTCTCGCTTCCACTCCATAATCAACCGTGACGTCGTTGACCAAAATCAAACCATCAAAATACTCACTTTAGACTTCCCTTTCGCAGCCGCAAACCTGCCGCCGAACTGTGAAAACCTTGACTCACTGCCATCCAGAGACTTGTCGTATAACTTAAGCAAAGCAATCATGTTGATGCAACCTCAAGCCGATGATCTCGTCCATCGATATCAACCTGATGCCATCATATCCGATCTCAACATCCCATGGACGGCTGAAATTGCGGTAAAGTATGGCATTCCTCGTCTAGTTTTTCATGGATCTAATTTCTTCGCTCTCTGTTTATCAATGGCAGCCAGTCAACATAAGTCAAACGTGCAAGTCAGCAGTGATTCTGAACCATTCTTGGTTCCCGATTTACCTCAGCCGGTTTTCATCACCATGAATCAAATGCCGGACCGGTTCTTTAACAACTTGGGTTTACAGGAATTCTTTGTGAAGATGATTGAAGCTGATCGGAACACGTATGGTGTTGTGGCTAATACTTTTTTTGAGATTGAACCGGAATATGTAAAACATTACGAGAAAGTCACCCGGAAAGTGGTGTTTCCGATTGGACCGGTTTCTTTATTCAACACAAAGGCAGTTGACATGGTGGAGCGAGGAAACAGGGCTTCTATTGGGAAAGATGATTGCATGTCATGGCTAGACTCGAAGGAACCCAACTCGGTGATTTACGTTTGTTTTGGGAGTTTATGCAAATTCGCAAAGTCACAGCTTGTGGAGATTGCTTTAGGCCTTGAAGCTTCAAAAAAGAGTTTCATATGGGTGATCAAAGATGATTCTTTGATGGAGGATTTTGAAAAGGATAGAGGACTGGTGATAAAGGGTTGGGCGCCGCAAGTTCTAATACTGAACCATCCTGCAATTGGCGGGTTCATGACTCACTGCGGGTGGAACTCGGTTCTTGAATCGGTGTGTTCGGGTGTGCCGATGATAACTTGGCCACTCTTTGCTGAGCAGTTTTATAATGAGAATTTAGTGATAAATCAATTGAAAATCGGAGTTCCGATCGGGGTGGAGAGGGGGTTGACTTGGGGAGAGGAGGAGGAGATTGGTGTTTTGGTTAGGAAAGAGCAAGTTGAGGAGGTGGTGAGTCGGTTGATGAACGGTGGCGATGATGAGGTGGTAGGTATTAGAAAAAGAGTAAATCAACTCAGGGAATCGGCGAGAATGGCGACAAGCAAAGGCGGCTCTTCTTATAGGAACATCGGCCTTTTGATAGACGATCTTTCGAATCAAAGGGAGAAAAGATTATCACAGAAACGGGAAACATCCGATTACTGATGATGAAATTTTCCCTGTATTAATTGTTATGGTCAATGATTTTAAagaaacttaataaaaaatcaagtcTTAAGATGTAAAGGCGATACATTGATTTTTACATATTCCGGTTATAACCATAATCTACGTCGACTCCAACAAATttaaattggccaaaagacttatccccACGCAAGGTTTagagtatttttaaatttttatacataaaattttaaaaatttaaattttcttctattatctaatttcttttaaaattttttatcaaaattaagaataaaagcgttattttataataatattaaaaaatatataaaattttacattattttttctttagtataaaaaactaactattttgcttaaaattaaattttaaaaaattatattttttcgtTAACAAATGATAACTACTCTCTCTCTTAATGATGTTTCCCTCTTCAACACTCTCTTCTAATCGACAAATCTTTTGTCTGGATGACGAAAGATTCAAACAATGAATCTAGATTGATAACCACTCTCTCTCTTAATGATGTCTCCCTCTTTGACACTCTCTTTCGATTGACAAATATTTTACTTGGATGACAAAAGATTCAAACAACAAATCTAGACGAAATTGATTTCTCTTAATTTGTCCGTATAAGTATTGATTTATAATTGCTTTTAACTTCATTTTTAATGTCTATTTTTTCAATAGAGTATTTAGACCTGTTCACTCCTACTAGTGAGTGAAGGTGCTATGGCTTAATTGCTACATAACCTattcatgtatatattttttaaattaaaaaggctttaattttattaatttattcgaTAACTAAATTTGCAATCAACAAACTCAATTAACTACAGTTGTTAAGTGTATAATTTAAATCTGATTTGGTTCATCTAGTCTTCACTTCAATAAGAGAACCCTCACAAACATAGTAAGCAGAAAGCGGGAGATGATCTTCCATTTGTGAGGACAGACGATAAAGAAGAAAACTTTGGTCTCCAACCAGTGACAGGCGATGGAGAGACCTGTGTTTACTTGGACTGCCCCAACGCCTTTCTATTTTCCCTTTCAATTCACCCACCAAAGTCGTTTCTTTCACCCTCACTTTAATTTCCTCACCCTCGTAATCCAGCACAATCTCGAATTCCGGGTCTCCGGCGAGGGGCGAAACCTCGAGAAAAACGGTATGAATATATTCCTCGCCAACAATTTGATCACTCACTAGCACTTCGCCATTAGCCTTGAGAGTTTGTCTTTCTATCTTCACATCTAGAAGGAATTGGATGTGTTCTTTCAAATCAAGAACAGTTGCGGACCAAGGGAGTGAGATGTCAGGAACCAACTTTCTGCCCTCAATTCTGACGACCATTTCGTCTTCATCGATCATggtaaaattatttgaattaaaatctttaaattgaGTGGAGATTAAATAAgtgtaaaatgaaaaaaagatgcTGAAATGCGTGTTACATATGTCATTCTTACTTCGTTTCTTTGGAGGGTCATGAGAGATCTGCTACACTTGTAAGTCATTGCATGCATTTAACTCTTACTGATTGTCACTTTCTTCAGATGAGTACTTGTAATGGCTAATCACTAATGGCGAGGACAAACACAGTAAGCTTGAAGGAGGACGTGTTACAAGACCTTGTCAATGGAGTcactattgaaaaaaaaaaaaaaccaaaagacttgttcccactcaaggtttcaTGGAATCTTCAACTCTCGttcaataattttcataatcttaaatactttaaaatttactgttagggattcagttaaaaatattttaaaaaattaaaaatttatcatatttttctttattagtttaaaaatttaataattttttcactcaaaatttaagaagtgattattttttttctagagTTTTTTTCCGTAATTACTTTTTTATGAACTTTGTCATCTCTAACTGTATTCTCTCTCCCTTCTAGTCTCTCTTCCTCTATTTTGTATGAGATGAAGATAATGAGCTTTCATTTGAGACGAAAATGACGATAATCATCTCTCCCCTTGGGTTTATTATTGAATGcattaaactattatttaactTCTAATAACACTAAATAGATATATGATATGACAAATTTTTCCATATTTGGTTATTTTCGTGCAGTCATATGGATGGCTTTTTAGTGTATATTTTGTGTCAAATAATTGAAACTTTCCAAAGAATAACATGTCacattttgatgaattttcaaataaattttgtatcaaaatatataaaatttcttttaaggTGAATTAAAGATTAAGTGAGTTTAAGTAGTTACAGTGACCCAGAAAAGAGCCATGGATGTTAGCCAAGAGAAGGCAACAGTGATAAGTGAAGAAGGCTAaactttaaatgaaataattaatgaaagattGCCAAAGATGCAGACGGAATTTGAAGATGATAAAAAGCTTAAGCGTGGGCCTTCTGGCTGATAATGAGAGATGGCGACCCATCAATTAAGAGACCTCCTAagataaaaaaaggttaattgAAACCGGCTTAGCAGCACATGGCAGGCCCCATCTCCAGAATCTCTGACACTCTTTGTTGGATCGTACAATTCTCAATCATCAacccctttttttctttttaacttaattGAAACCCTCTacttcttcctcctcttctcTGCTAAGCCTCAGATAAGCCTAACTAATTAAGCATAATTTTAATGGTGATTGTGTCGTTAAATTATTGGTTATTCAAAGAATTAATTACAAAAAGTTCTAATTTGGACCAAGGAAAAGACATTTTCTCTATTATTGTTTGAGCGTGTTCAGTGATCGCCACTTCCTTAActtttatctttctttctcCAGGATCCTGTTAATCATACAAGAAAAATAGGACACCCGCGTGACCCTACAGCAATTCAAACGCGCTTGcggaaaattttctaatatcaGTACTTGCATTATTCATAAGCCTATTGGCTGCCTTCTCTTACTATATAGCAATTCAAAATGCTGCCTCGTTTAGTGGGTTAGGGTTTAGAAGagttgataatattaatttcagGTGAAAATTAGGC
It contains:
- the LOC123225513 gene encoding scopoletin glucosyltransferase-like translates to MARLLAAHGVKATIITTPLNKSRFHSIINRDVVDQNQTIKILTLDFPFAAANLPPNCENLDSLPSRDLSYNLSKAIMLMQPQADDLVHRYQPDAIISDLNIPWTAEIAVKYGIPRLVFHGSNFFALCLSMAASQHKSNVQVSSDSEPFLVPDLPQPVFITMNQMPDRFFNNLGLQEFFVKMIEADRNTYGVVANTFFEIEPEYVKHYEKVTRKVVFPIGPVSLFNTKAVDMVERGNRASIGKDDCMSWLDSKEPNSVIYVCFGSLCKFAKSQLVEIALGLEASKKSFIWVIKDDSLMEDFEKDRGLVIKGWAPQVLILNHPAIGGFMTHCGWNSVLESVCSGVPMITWPLFAEQFYNENLVINQLKIGVPIGVERGLTWGEEEEIGVLVRKEQVEEVVSRLMNGGDDEVVGIRKRVNQLRESARMATSKGGSSYRNIGLLIDDLSNQREKRLSQKRETSDY